In Monodelphis domestica isolate mMonDom1 chromosome 3, mMonDom1.pri, whole genome shotgun sequence, the following proteins share a genomic window:
- the LOC100013094 gene encoding exportin-1-like, which translates to MPAIMTMLADHAARQLLDFSQKLDINLLDSVVNCLYHGEGAQQRMAQEVLTHLKEHPDAWTRVDTILEFSQNMNTKYYGLQILENVIKTRWKILPRNQCEGIKKYVVGLIIKTSSDPTCVEKEKVYIGKLNMILVQILKQEWPKHWPTFISDIVGASRTSESLCQNNMVILKLLSEEVFDFSSGQITQVKAKHLKDSMCNEFSQIFQLCQFVMENSQNAPLVHATLETLLRFLNWIPLGYIFETKLISTLIYKFLNVPMFRNVSLKCLTEIAGVSVSQYEEQFVTLFTLTMMQLKQMLPLNTNIRLAYSNGKDDEQNFIQNLSLFLCTFLKEHGQLIEKRLNLRETLMEALHYMLLVSEVEETEIFKICLEYWNHLAAELYRESPFSTSASPMLSGSQHFDVPPRRQLYLPVLSKVRLLMVSRMAKPEEVLVVENDQGEVVREFMKDTDSINLYKNMRETLVYLTHLDYADTERIMTEKLHNQVNGTEWSWKNLNTLCWAIGSISGAMHEEDEKRFLVTVIKDLLGLCEQKRGKDNKAIIASNIMYIVGQYPRFLRAHWKFLKTVVNKLFEFMHETHDGVQDMACDTFIKIAQKCRRHFVQVQVGEVMPFIDEILNNINTIICDLQPQQVHTFYEAVGYMIGAQTDQTVQEHLIEKYMLLPNQVWDSIIQQATKNVDILKDPETVKQLGSILKTNVRACKAVGHPFVIQLGRIYLDMLNVYKCLSENISAAIQANGEMVTKQPLIRSMRTVKRETLKLISGWVSRSNDPQMVAENFVPPLLDAVLIDYQRNVPAAREPEVLSTMAIIVNKLGGHITTEIPQIFDAVFECTLNMINKDFEEYPEHRTNFFLLLQAVNSHCFPAFLAIPPAQFKLVLDSIIWAFKHTMRNVADTGLQILFTLLQNVAQEETAAQSFYQTYFCDILQHILSVVTDTSHTAGLTMHASILAYMFNLVEEGKISTPLNPGNPVNNQMFIQEYVANLLKSAFPHLQDAQVKLFVTGLFSLNQDIPAFKEHLRDFLVQIKEFAGEDTSDLFLEERETALRQAQEEKHKLQMSVPGILNPHEIPEEMCD; encoded by the coding sequence ATGCCAGCAATTATGACAATGTTAGCAGACCATGCAGCTCGTCAGCTGCTGGATTTCAGCCAAAAACTGGATATCAATCTTTTAGACAGTGTCGTGAATTGCTTATACCATGGAGAAGGAGCCCAGCAAAGAATGGCTCAGGAAGTCTTGACACACTTAAAGGAACATCCTGATGCATGGACAAGAGTTGATACAATTTTGGAATTTTCACAGAATATGAACACGAAATATTATGGACtacaaattttggaaaatgtgatAAAGACAAGATGGAAAATTCTTCCAAGGAACCAAtgtgaaggaattaaaaaatacgTTGTTGGCCTTATCATAAAGACTTCATCTGACCCAACATgtgtagagaaagaaaaggtataTATTGGAAAATTGAATATGATTCTCGTTCAGATCTTAAAACAAGAATGGCCAAAACACTGGCCAACCTTCATCAGTGATATTGTAGGAGCAAGTAGGACCAGTGAAAGTCTCTGCCAGAATAATATGGTGATCCTTAAACTATTAAGTGAGGAagtatttgatttttctagtGGACAGATAACTCAAGTTAAGGCAAAGCATTTGAAAGACAGCATGTGCAACGAATTCTCACAGATATTTCAGCTGTGTCAGTTTGTGATGGAAAATTCCCAAAATGCTCCACTTGTACATGCCACTTTGGAAACATTGCTAAGATTTCTTAACTGGATTCCACTGGGATATATATTCGAAACGAAGTTAATCAGCACATTAATATATAAGTTTCTAAATGTTCCAATGTTTCGAAATGTCTCTCTGAAGTGCCTCACTGAGATTGCTGGTGTGAGTGTAAGCCAATATGAGGAACAATTTGTAACATTATTTACACTGACAATGATGCAGCTTAAACAGATGTTACCTTTAAATACCAATATTCGACTTGCTTACTCCAATGGAAAAGATGATGAACAAAATTTCATCCAGAATCTCAGTTTGTTTCTCTGTACCTTTCTTAAAGAACATGGTCAACTTATCGAAAAGCGATTAAATCTCAGGGAAACATTGATGGAGGCTCTTCACTATATGTTGTTAGTATCTGAAGTAGAAGAAACTGAAATCTTTAAGATTTGTCTTGAATATTGGAACCATCTAGCTGCTGAACTCTACAGAGAAAGTCCATTTTCAACGTCTGCCTCTCCAATGCTCTCTGGAAGTCAACATTTTGATGTTCCTCCCAGGAGACAACTTTATCTACCTGTATTATCCAAGGTCCGTTTATTGATGGTGAGTCGAATGGCTAAGCCTGAAGAAGTTCTGGTTGTAGAAAATGATCAGGGAGAAGTTGTTCGAGAATTTATGAAGGACACAGACTCCATTAATTTGTATAAGAATATGAGGGAAACATTAGTATACCTTACACATCTGGATTATGCAGACACTGAAAGAATAATGACTGAAAAACTTCACAATCAGGTGAATGGAACAGAATGGTCTTGGAAAAATTTGAACACTTTATGTTGGGCAATAGGCTCTATTAGTGGAGCGATGCATGAAGAGGATGAAAAAAGGTTTCTTGTTACAGTCATAAAGGATCTTTTAGGATTATGTGAACAGAAAAGAGGCAAAGATAATAAAGCTATTATTGCATCAAATATCATGTACATAGTAGGTCAATATCCAAGGTTTTTGAGAGCTCATTGGAAATTTTTGAAGACCGTGGTCAACAAGTTATTTGAATTCATGCATGAAACTCATGATGGTGTCCAGGATATGGCCTGTGATACCTTCATAAAAATAGCACAAAAATGCCGCAGGCATTTTGTTCAGGTTCAGGTTGGAGAAGTAATGCCAttcattgatgaaattttgaacaACATTAACACAATCATTTGTGATCTTCAGCCTCAGCAGGTTCACACGTTTTATGAAGCTGTTGGATACATGATTGGTGCACAAACTGATCAAACAGTACAAGAACATTtgatagaaaaatatatgctacTTCCTAATCAGGTGTGGGACAGCATAATTCAGCAAGCCACTAAAAATGTGGATATACTTAAGGATCCTGAAACAGTTAAGCAGCTTGgaagtattttaaaaacaaatgtaagAGCATGTAAAGCTGTTGGCCACCCCTTTGTAATTCAACTTGGACGAATTTATTTAGATATGCTTAATGTGTACAAGTGCCTCAGTGAAAATATTTCTGCAGCTATCCAGGCCAATGGTGAAATGGTTACAAAACAACCCTTGATTAGAAGTATGCGAACAGTAAAAAGGGagactttaaaattaatatctggtTGGGTGAGCCGGTCTAATGATCCACAGATGGTAGCAGAAAATTTTGTTCCTCCTTTGTTAGATGCAGTTCTTATTGATTACCAGAGAAATGTTCCAGCTGCTAGAGAACCAGAAGTACTTAGTACTATGGCTATCATTGTCAACAAATTAGGGGGACACATAACAACTGAAATACCTCAGATATTTGATGCTGTTTTTGAATGCACATTAAATATGATAAACAAGGACTTTGAAGAATATCCTGAACACAGAACAAACTTTTTCTTACTACTTCAGGCCGTAAATTCTCATTGTTTCCCAGCATTCCTGGCCATTCCACCTGCACAGTTTAAGTTAGTTTTGGATTCCATTATCTGGGCTTTCAAGCATACTATGAGGAATGTTGCAGATACAGGCCTACAGATACTTTTTACACTCTTGCAAAATGTTGCACAAGAAGAAACTGCTGCTCAGAGTTTCTATCAGACCTATTTCTGTGATATCCTTCAGCATATCCTTTCAGTTGTAACAGACACCTCACATACTGCTGGCTTAACGATGCATGCTTCAATTCTTGCATACATGTTTAATTTAgtagaagaaggaaaaataagtacACCATTAAATCCCGGAAATCCAGTTAACAACCAAATGTTTATTCAGGAGTATGTGGCTAATCTTCTCAAATCTGCTTTCCCTCACTTGCAGGATGCGCAAGTTAAACTGTTTGTAACAGGACTCTTCAGTTTAAATCAAGATATCCCCGCCTTCAAAGAACACCTTAGGGATTTCCTGGTACAGATAAAGGAATTTGCAGGTGAAGATACATCTGACCTGTttttagaagaaagagaaacagcCCTTCGACAGGCTCAGGAAGAGAAACATAAACTTCAGATGTCTGTCCCTGGCATCCTTAATCCACATGAAATTCCTGAAGAAATGTGcgattaa